Proteins encoded in a region of the Ancylobacter sp. SL191 genome:
- a CDS encoding LysR family transcriptional regulator: MNLNRLAYFAAVVDTGSFTRAAERLGITKAVVSQQVAQLERDVRSSLLVRTTRRVEPTEAGRRFHARCVMILRDAEDAFDELAQAAASPTGTLRITAPNDYGTALVAPLASAFTARFPACRVELTLSDDTVDLVSGRIDLAIRVGWLVDSSLQARKIGSFDQLLVASPVFADRIAPLRAPEDLMALPFIANLALREPLLWSFARGDLDRQTARLQATIAIDTTPGVLAAVKAGGGLSILPDFLVAEDLAAGRLIHVLPAWQLPSGGIHTVYPTARFRPPKVTAFVDMLVAAQKEISFGMVPPAWSARDRETDAS, encoded by the coding sequence CGCGGCCGTGGTCGACACTGGCTCGTTCACCCGGGCCGCCGAACGGCTCGGCATCACCAAGGCCGTGGTGAGCCAGCAGGTGGCACAGCTCGAACGGGACGTGCGGAGCAGCCTTCTGGTGCGCACGACGCGGCGCGTCGAACCGACAGAGGCCGGGCGGCGGTTTCACGCGCGCTGCGTCATGATCCTGCGCGACGCCGAAGATGCCTTCGATGAATTGGCGCAGGCTGCGGCTTCGCCGACGGGCACGCTGCGCATCACCGCCCCGAACGATTACGGCACGGCCCTTGTCGCGCCGCTCGCCTCCGCTTTTACGGCCCGCTTTCCTGCCTGCCGGGTGGAACTGACGCTGAGCGACGATACGGTCGATCTCGTTTCCGGCCGCATCGATCTGGCCATCCGGGTCGGCTGGCTGGTGGATTCAAGTCTTCAGGCGCGCAAGATCGGTTCGTTCGATCAATTGCTGGTCGCGAGCCCCGTCTTCGCCGATCGCATCGCACCGCTGCGTGCGCCGGAAGATCTGATGGCCTTGCCCTTCATCGCCAATCTCGCCCTGCGCGAACCCTTGCTCTGGTCGTTCGCGCGCGGTGACCTCGACCGGCAGACCGCACGCCTGCAGGCTACCATTGCCATCGACACGACACCCGGCGTACTCGCGGCGGTGAAGGCCGGCGGTGGGCTTTCCATCCTGCCGGACTTTCTCGTGGCGGAGGATCTCGCAGCCGGGCGATTGATCCATGTGCTGCCCGCGTGGCAATTGCCGTCCGGCGGCATCCACACGGTCTATCCCACCGCACGCTTCCGCCCGCCCAAGGTGACGGCCTTCGTGGACATGCTCGTGGCCGCGCAGAAGGAGATTTCATTCGGAATGGTGCCCCCGGCCTGGTCGGCCCGAGACCGCGAAACAGACGCGTCCTAG